The Puntigrus tetrazona isolate hp1 chromosome 9, ASM1883169v1, whole genome shotgun sequence genome includes the window GCGCTGCTGCAGCAGCTGCTGTACAGTGAATCGCTGTCTCTCTCCTGGCGTGACATCATTGTGCCTGTGGTGAGGCAGGTCGTGCAGACCGTGCGACCAGATGTGCGCACCTGTGATGACGACATGGATATCCGTCAGTTTGTCCACATCAAGAAGGTGAGGAACACAAATGTATGCAAAATCGATGAATCTAGTTCTACCAGATAAATGCCTTCTAATATTTGCTTTTTCGTAGATTCCAGGAGGAAAGAAGTTTGACTCTGCTGTTGTGAACGGCTTTGTTTGCACAAAgaatattgcacacaaaaaggTTTGTATTGATTGAACATTATGCCACAGAGAATGTCATGCAATATTTGTGCTGTGACAGTGCTAGGACTTTCTCAACAGATGAACCCTTACATCAAAAACCCCAAGATCCTTCTTCTCAAATGCTCCATTGAGTATCTATACAGAGAAGAGACTAAGTTCACCTGCATTGACCCAATTGTGCTACAGGTAACGGACACAAACGCCTACATGAGCCACTGTAAATGTGATTCGCAGATTGTCTTCAGAGAATACTCTAAAAATGCAAGAATCTGAGAAATCGTTTAATTTGCAATTTGTGCTTTCCAGGAGCGTGAGTTTCTGAAAAACTATGTTCAGAGGATTGCTGACGTCCGACCAAACCTGGTGCTGGTGGAGAAGACTGTATCCCGTATCGCTCAGGACATGCTTTTGGAACACGGCATTAGCCTCGTGATTAATGTCAAACCTGTTAGTACTTCCTCCTAGGCGTAATAATATTaatctctttaaaaatgtactccACATAGCTGTGCGCAGATAATGCCATAATCAGAGAAGATATGGCATTTGGGTTATTTGATCTGGTTTGTGAATGCTTATGTTAATATCTCTCTTTAATCAACACAGCAAGTCCTGGACCGTGTGAGTCGAATGACTCAGGGAGATTTAGTCATTTCAATGGATCAGCTTCTTACAAAACCTCGTCTGGGAACCTGCCACAAGTTTTACCTGCATTCCTTCCAGCTGCCAAATAGTGAGTTTTAATCTCATGTCAGGTTAAAGTCgcttttcattttgataaaagtTGTTCTTTTTAGaattacaattaatcatttaattgtttattcattttaatgtggccttttttttgtttttactgctaATTCAAACAAGATTTGTCAAATTTActtgattcttttttttccagatgaaATGAAGACCCTTATGTTTTTTGACGGCTGTCCTCCTCAGCTCGGCTGCACTATCAAGCTCCGTGGTGCTTCAGAGTATGAGCTGGCACGGGTGAAAGAGATCATCATTTTCATGGTGTGTGTGGCATACCATTCACAGCTGGAGATCTCTTTCCTCATGGATGAGTTTGCTATGCCTCCTAGCCTGGCTGAGAGTTCCTCTTTCCCATGTCTCCTGGAAAGCACCACTttggaggaagaggaagatgatGGTTCTACACTGGGGGATGACAACCTTACGCTTCTTCCAGAAGGGGACTTTGAGCCAGGGCTTCAGGAGATTATCAAAGCCCATAGTAGACAGCATTCCATCTCAGAATCTTCTTATAAAGATGGAGAAAGCCccagaataaataaaaccgGTTCAGCTGCTTCTTTCTCTGGGGGAGAGGAAGAGATTATAAAGACCTCCACACCCCATTCATCCTTCACGTCTAGCCTTCCCCAGCCGGTGTCACCCCCTTTCCTTATTTCAGACCTAAAAGAGACGTCACAGGAAGTAATTAAAGCATCAAGTGAGGAGGAGAAGAACAAAGAGCTGGAGGAGACTCTGGTCCATCGGGACAGCACAAGCTCTGAGACCTTCCTTCCACCAACCCGGCTCTTTAGGGATCCCTTACAGGATGACACAGGCCTGTTTGTGACCGAACATGTAGCTTCTTCAGATGACCGCCTCAAATCCATTTCAGCTTTGTTTAAGCAGGAGCTAAAAGACATTATTCTTTGCATTTCACCCTTTATAACCTTTCGGGAGCCATACCTGCTCACGGCTGCTGGACTGCGTTGTCCTAGCCGGGATTATTTCCCAGAACAGGTTTACCTCTCACCTCTTTTGAATAAGGACTCAAAAGAGCTGGACGGACGCCGCAAGAGGCAGCTGCTGAAAGAGTCTGGCCCGAGTTCTGGCAGCCTGACCAACGGTACTATGTCGTACCAACGGACCATCCAGATTTTGCCCTGTCACAAACTCACAGGTGCCCGTATAATAGAGCTGCTAGGCTGCAGTCATGAGCTGGCACGCATGCTGGCTGACTATCGTGCCCAGGGGGGGCGCATTCGGCAAAGAGATGGAATGCAATTTCGTGAAACCCCACCCATAAAGGCTCCAATAAAGTCAGACAGTGAAGAAGATAAAGGGGCTGGACTGAACGAAATGACCTGGGCTAATAAGGTGAGCATTTTCTATCTGCtagtatgtttattttgtcactttttccCACATTCTGAATAGTGAGCCACTTTCAGTGGTTAGGCTGCACAATAGGACctgaaaaactttaaaaatctaGGGTGCTTAACCTTAATAGAGAATCATAGTcaaattacttattttatataaggTATATTATCTTTTCAATTTCTGAAGGTTGCGTTTTTGGacgttttttccccccaaaactttgatttgtgttatttaaaaaatactttttcctacaattaattgtctttatttttcagttggaCTGTTTAAATCCAGTCAACCATCAGAGGCTCTGTGTGCTGTTCAGTAGCTCATCAGCACAGTCTAATAATGCCCCAAACCCCTGCGTCAGTCCATGGTAAACACTCAGCACACTTGCATTGTCTTACTAGTTTAAGATATATTAATGATCTATGACGAGGCATGTATATTGACCATATATGCAAACAGTTCATTTAATCTCATCTGCCATGTATTTACAGGATTGTAACAATGGAGTTTTATGGAAAGAATGACTTGACTCTTGGTGTATTTCTGGAGAGATACTGTTTTAGGTAATGTATTACACCACAGAACTATTTATGTTTGTCATAGTACCAATATTTCAGAAGTCAATTCAAGTGAAATTTTATGATTACTGATAGCAGTTCCAGTTGTACTGATTTGTACTTCAACACAcctctttatttaaatgtgtcatatttgttgtttattctgattttgttttatatggGTGTAATTCAGACCCTCTTACCAGTGTCCCAGCATGTACTGTGAGACCCCCATGGTTCACCACATCCGTCGCTTTGTGCATGGTAACGGCTGTGTCCAGATTGTTCTGAAAGAGCTGGACTCGCCTGTACCGGGATATCAGCACACAATCCTAAACTATTCTTGGTGCCGTATCTGTAAACAGGTAACACAGGGAGCATTtggataaaaaaagtaaacagaacTAATGTAAGGATATTTTGTACTATAGTATGATTCACATgaattattactgttttgtttcagGTGACTCCTGTAGTCCCTTTGTCTAATGACTCCTGGTCCATGTCCTTCGCCAAGTATCTAGAGCTCCGATTCTATGGTCACCAGTACACCCGTCGGGCCAACGCAGAGCCTTGTGGCCACTCCATCCATAAAGATTATCACCAGTACTTCTCTTACAACCAGATGGTGGCTTCCTTCAGGTGTGCATCTTCTCAACACAGATCACTTTATATTCGACTGTGCAGAATATGAGTACCTTAGTAATTTTATATACTGGGTTCACTTTCTATAGCTACATCCCAGTAAGGCTACTCGAGATCTGTCTGCCTCCTCCAAAAATCCTCATCAGGAACCAGGGTCCCTCTAAAGCCAGCTTGCAGCAGGACCTCAAAGACTTCTCCCAGAAGTAAGATTTTCTACTAGATGTCCCTTACACAGCCTCATGAACCTTTTCCTATAACagcaaaatttaaatgaattatcgCTTGTAGGGTGGCTCAGGTGTACCTAGCCATAGATGACCGTCTCACCTCTCTAAAAACTGACACCTTCAGCAAGACCAGAGAAGAAAAAATGGAGGACATGTTTGCACAGAAAGATGTGGGTTTCTTTCCAGGactttatttgtataaataaatttcaTCCTGAGTATTGACCAATGTCTCGctactttaattaaaatgttttgttagaTGGAGGAATCAGAGCTTCGCAGCTGGATAGAGAAGCTACAAGCGCGTCTGCAGACCAGCTCGATGGACTCGCCACAACAACTGCAGTCTGTTCTGGAGTCAGTGGTGGTCAAAAAGCAGGGTTTGTGTGAGACCCTGCAGTCCTGGAACAACAAGTGAGGACTGTATTCATAAAGACATAGAGactgaaactaaactaaattagaaAAGTACAACTCATATTTTATCTTGTCTCCAGACTTCAGGACTTGTTCCAGCAAGAAAAAGGCAGGAAACGTTTATCTGTTCCTCCTAGCCCTGGCAGACACAGACAAACCACGTCAGATGAGAGCAAggtcagtcatttatttatcaagTAGTCAAAGTATTTATCAAGTAGTGCTCAAGTAAGCCACCTcctagattttaaataaaagcatttactaCATACTATTGatctttttatttgatttttgatcGATAGACCAGTGCTTTGGAGTCCTCTCCTCGTAACCCATCCCCTGTCGTCCCAAATGGAGAGAAAGGTGAGTTTATTCACTTTATTCATCTTGAAAAAGTTGCTCTGGGTTGTTGCACACAGTCACCTCACAGAATTTTCTCACAGAGGACCGTCATCTGAACACGTTTCCGTCAAGCTCAGGGTCGTCATCATTACTACAGTTACCGTCTCCAGCTGAACAAGCTTCAGACATCATGACGAGCGGACCATCTTTTCCTGATCAGGACTCTGTCAGCATCCCAGATGGTATACTTACTTTAGACACTTCCTTGTGTTTGGAATCACACATAATCCTCTCACCTCACCTTTTCTCTATCTTCATCTCTCTGCTTCTTTTACTAGACATGTTTGATGGACACTTGCTCGGTTCCAATGACAGTCAAGTAAAGGAAAAGTCCACCATGAAAACCATACTAGCCAACCTGTTACCCGGCAACAGCTACAATCCCATCCCTTTCCCTTTGTAAGGCTATTATGATATTATAGATACTAAAAAgcatacaaattattttattttttaaactaataaaagtattttttttatgatctgTTAGCGACCCAGACAAGCACTATTTGATGTATGAGCATGAGAGAGTTCCCATAgccgtgtgtgagagagagcccAGCTCCATCATTGCCTTTGCACTCAGGTACAGCTTTTTGTACAAGTATAACTAAAATTTGATCTGGACATCTCCTTCATGTTCATGTACTTATTCTGAAATGGCTTAAAAAGGCTTTAttatggtatttatttttatgttgttcaATCAGAGGAAAAGtcatttcaattaaattcagTCTTGTGAACCATGTCGATAGGATCATTTGAAAGCACTGATTTCTGCATATTAATCAAACTTCtcagcaatttaaaaaaagacattattgtCATTTTCATCATCCCCTTCATCCAGTTGTAAAGAGTATAAAACCGCCCTTGAAGAGCTTACAAAGACAACAGCGAAGACGGGAGGTGATGACATTTCTCAGACCATTAGGTAAATCACATCCACATTTCCCTCATCAGCTTTATTGTGTCTCTGCATATTTGTAGACCAGCAAGctgatttcttcttttctgcCATCTATAGTTTGGAGAGCAGAGCAAAGAACAGTCCTGCCAAACCTAGTGACAGCAGCGCATCACAGCTGAGCCGCAGCAGCATTGATGCTGACCCACTCAGTAAACATAACCGCATTATACTAGCCATTTATAATTTGTTCTGTTATGGAACCAAATGATTATGGAATCTCTTTTGCAGAGGATCCTGAAAGTGGAGACAAACAGAAGAAGCAGACAGGAAACCCACACATCGAGCTTCGTAAGTATCAGCTTCAAATAGCAGACTGAAACTTTGATTATATTTAGGTAAATAATATTGACCCTCTAATATTTATTGTTGGTCACAAACTAatacatttgcttttttaataataatactaataggtgtacatataaataaaatgtaaatctgaaaatTTTTAATGCAGAGTTCTCAGACGCAAATGCCAAGTTCTACTGCCGAATCTACTACGCGGAAGAGTTCCATAAAATGCGAGAAGAGATTATGGAGAGCTCGGAGGATGATTTTGTGCGATCGCTCTCCCACTGTGTCAACTGGCAAGCTCGTGGCGGAAAGTCTGGTGCCGTTTTCTATGCCACTGAAGGTACCATTGCAAGatcctttgtttttgtttgttaaggtagcttttattaattgaaaGAATTCTAGGTTGTTGGATATATTTTGCTAAACATGCTGTTTCTCCTCAGATGATCGGTTTATTCTGAAACAGATGCCTAGACTAGAGGTCCAGTCCTTCTTAGACTTCGCGCCCCACTACTTCACGTACATCACAGGAGCAGTTCAGCAGAAGGTAAGGAAATACATACCTTTTGAAGGGCTGTCAGAGGCAGCATTTTTGGCCTGTTTTCTCTCTTGAACTGTTCTTGTATCTGTTTAACAGCGCCCCACAGCACTTGCTAAGATTCTGGGAGTGTACCGTATCGGATACAAGAATTCTCAGAACAACACAGAAAAGAAACTGGACCTGCTGGTGATGGAAAACCTCTTCTACGGGCGAAAGATGGCACAGGTGCATATTTTGACACTTTAAATTTGCAACTTTAGTTGGTGTTTCAGATATACTGTTCAGTTTGGGAGGTTTTACTTCTACGTTCTGCTACGTGGTCCTGCTTCCTGTGTTTGTGCAGGTGTTTGACCTGAAGGGATCCCTGAGAAACAGGAATGTGAAGACTGATCAAGGAAAGGAGAGCTGTGAGGTGGTGCTCCTGGATGAGAACCTCCTGAAACTGGTGCATGACAATCCCCTTTATATTCGCTCACACTGCAAGGCCATTCTGCGTGCCGCCATCCTCAGTGACGCCCACTTCCTGTCCAGTCACCTCATCATTGATTATTCCCTGCTGGTGGGCCGTGACGATGCCACGGATGAATTAGTTGTGGGCATCATAGGTGAGAAAATCTTACATGTAATTTTAACATCCATATTGgactttttttacagtgattgTTAAAACTCTTGTATATTTGAAGATTATATCCGTACTTTCACGTGGGATAAAAAGCTGGAGATGGTGGTCAAATCTACTGGGATTCTTGGAGGTCAAGGTACAGTTATACCTTCCTAAAACATTGACAGCTGCAATATTCTCAAAAGCTGAAACTTTTAGCTCTAGTTTAAATCTGTTTCTCATTGTGTTTTCCTTAGGCAAAATGCCTACGGTGGTGTCACCAGAGCTGTATCGATCACGTTTCTGTGAGGCCATGGACAAATATTTCCTCATGGTCCCTGATCACTGGACAGGTCTTGGTCTCAACTGCTGATGGACAACAAGGGAACGTTACAGCCTGAAAGGGATTTGCTGCTCTCACGTATTTCGCAATGATTAAATGGAAGGTCCACTGTAGTAAACCCTCCATTATCTGCAGTGCTCACAGAAAACTGGTGAAACTGAACCCCCTCTCTTTCTATGCTTTGTGCACAAATTGACCCAAACTTATGTGCCAAGACCCAGTTCCAGAAGATCCATTGaggaaactgaactgaaatggcTGAACTTTTAGAACCCTGTTATGCAGTAGTGTTTGTTTATAACCTATTAACTGTGGATGATGTATAAGTTTATAAATGTACAGAGATATGTAATTAAAGATTATTAATACTTGAAAAGGTGTTGGTTTTAGGACATCTGCCTAGTTGTgccaaaaaacaagaaatactAATGACATATCGTTAAGGACGGTTCTTTAGGGACTTTTGAAAAAACTACATACATCTGCTTACTTCTGTTTTCCACTCATGGACAGTCATTGGGAGTTACCTCTCTTTTTGACTGAATTACTATAACTCACAGTTCCCTAAAGcacaatgaaatatatatatatatttgaaaaagagATCTacctaaaaaaactaattatgacGGAGATGATTTGGAGgcaaacaaacaatttttaTCACTTTTCACAAATAGCTAACCATGATTTCTCTCATCCTTTAGATAATAAGATCATTAATTTGAAGACTGtggcataataataatgatgttaCCACAGCTGTTTAATGTTCTTCTAAAAGACTATTAAAATATAGTTGCTATATCAATTTGAAATTGTAGGATGTAGACTGAACACCTAAAAGTGAGTAAAGGTAAAATGTAACCCCTAATAAAATAGTTCTAAAGAAAATTGCTATATTTAGGTCCCTTCATCAAACTCACCTAGACTAGACttcaccccaaaaaacaaaaaaacaaaaaaaaactaatcttagCTGGTCAGGCTGAAACGACCAGCTAAATCCAGCCTAGCCAGGCTGAAAGACCAGCTTAAACTAGCCAACCAGCCTAAGATGGTTCTAGCTGGTCGttaagctgttttgtttttcagcaagGACGTGTCGAGGCCGGAACATGAATCTTCTAAGATTAAATTTCaggttttatgtatataaatacatatttcctAATAGTCCTCGCTTTGCAACAGGGAAAACTTTTtcaccaaattagcatattgaCCTAGGATAGGTAGTTATGGCTGCTTTTAGATACTGAAAGACTAGTGACTTCAATTTCTTGCATAATTCCTTTCGTGCATGCACGgaggaagagaccggtctctcgaggagaggcgcgctaTTTAACGGCAGCGGTGACGAGGCTCAatccacttcaggtgtgcctcgtcacacgccgccagacctgtccaataccacgcccctcctctcagacacgcccactcccgtcgggagcctggtgaagggcggcgaacaaaggacggggtgatgatgacaatcaaGGGGAGgagcagccgactcgtcacaatatatatagttaaaaataaaaactggacGGTGTTCTATGgtgtgacagtaaagatgttaaaaaaaacttaacttatgtatcttcattcttagaGCTGCAAATAGCATGAGCGGAATAtctgcaatgtgtttttttctgtcatacCATAGGACACATTGGTATGTCAACtactatacaataaaaaaaaaaaaaagtaaatgcaaaatgatttttatacaatagtttttttttatattctttctcttttttttgtacacatGCAGTACACATACAGAGTCCAGCTTTCTAAaaagacatcattaaaaagACTTTTGATAATCAGGAAGAAAACAGGTctgtacttttaatttttgtaataaattgaTTTTCAAATGGATAAGAAAACAGACTACACAAAACgttgttaaaacattttatataatagtcgtacaattttataaaagaaaCTTGAGCCGACAAAGAACCTTCAACATTGGAATGGAGGAAACCGTAATCTAGATTGTCACAcatttcaaagcttttttttctgttataataCTGTTTGACTCATTCTTCTGCATCCTTTCACTCACAATCCATCTCATTTATGAAAAGAATTCAACCATGTGCTTCCTTTATAAGACAGTTGTGTGCAAGTTTTGCTCTGGTGATGATAATGTCCATGAGCTGATATGTACAAAgactgttttctattgtaaatCACACACTCGTAGGCACAAACATCAGGacttggtaaaaaaaacaaaaaaacatcggCTTACGATTGGCAGGTGTGACCCAGACTTATCTTCACATTTTCAGACTTCCATTACGCTTCactacatacatacaaacaaatacTGACGTGATCTAACAAACTCTGAAAATGCAGAACAAGGCACTGGACACGGTGGAGAAACTGGCACATTGTGGACAAAGGCAAACAGACAAATGGtggtttacattttcattttaaatttgttttggaAAGTTTCTCACTGGCGAGATATTAAAACACCGTCTTCGCTGAAAGCTCTCAGTCCTTTGAAGCAagaatcaaataattaaaatcaaaagcaaaGAAACAGACTTGCAAACACTCCCCCAAAGCATATTTAGAAATCTGTGTTCAAAAAGGATTGATATTCAACCAGTGCAAGTGAAAATTATTTCAGAAGGAAAGAATGAAGAAGACtgtgatatttattattaattatagtcCTAGatccatttttaaacaaacagtttACCTCAAATTCACaaatctgtcattgtttacttgCTCTCATATTACTTCAAACCGCTGCTCTTTCCGCTTCTGTTCATGggacacaaaagaaaaagtctgTTGATGCAATATAATAGTTTTATGTGAGGAACAGGCTaaaatttaagttattattCACTGATAAACTTATCTTCGGTGAGCTGTTACATGCTGGGACCAGTCCAATTactgaacaaatcattcttttgaattGGTTCTTTTTGATAAATTGGTTGATTTGTTCACAATTCTGTTCATTTCACTAACAGCTCACGGAGGGGAAATATAATCAGTGGATTACAGCCTTACATTTGGCctctttctcacacaaagcTTTCTATGACTGCAGAAGAATACAGTACGTAGCTCTTTTGGAggtatttatttgtcatttttggagcttGGCAGACGATAGCATCGGTGTGTGGAAAGAGCCACATTAAGATTCTCcaataattttacttttgtgttccacaaaaaaCAATGACACGAGTAAACAATGGCAGAATTATAATCTacaggtgaactattccttcagaCACCCATTTACTCCTATACGTAAGTGCATACAACTGTAGTACCATTGTTatctaaatgttaataaatatcgGTACAGGCTTGAAAACATCCTGGTTGACATGACATGCTACGCTCTCTCACTAGAATTTAAAATTCAACCTGAATAGAAGTATTATTTGAACACTGTCTCTATGTCTGAGAAGGAACCGAGTGGCAAAGTGTCACTCTCCAAAAGCGTCAAACGCAAGTTTAGACCATCAAGGCCTAGAAATTTAGTTTTCTCAATGGAATAAAAGTGCTCTTTTTGCAATATGAATCTTAAGAGCCTTCTATTCACATGTCAGATATAATGTGTAAAGTACGACTTCGGAAATGCAGAACTTGTGttgcatttttcatcatttcacaTTAAGTCTAACTAGtcttaaaactgaaatacacTACGCAACTTTTCCaatctcaaaacatttttaaatggctgATAATCACACACCATTAGAATTTCAAGTCGTTcgaacacaacaaaattacacGGAAACGTGCGAGATGTCAAATCTGCGATGCAAAAATCAGGGCAAAAATCTGTGGAAAAGTTGTGTGGTGTATTCCAACCtttcttacaaataaatattaagtgaGGTTGGTAACAGTGACACCAATTCCCCCTGTTGTTCCAAAAATGTGATTTCTTGTTTCCTGATTGGTCCCACAGTGACAACATGGGTGAAATGAGGGTGACTTCACCTTGTTCTTCCACAGGGTTTGTGCTTTCAAAAATCCACAGATCAAGACACACCACTCCGCACATTACATCATCATCGTTCAAGTGTGAGAAGTCAGTCGACATTTGGCAATCCAACATCAATCAACCTGTGTTAAAGTGATTAAAATGGCTTTCGAAAAAATCTCCTGTGCAAACAAATGTGTCAGAACAAAAGCGTACCGTGTGTGCTATATGTCATAATCTCTTGTTATAGAGGCTGAGCTCCATAATCAAAAATCTGTACAACTTCTGTAAGGTTCAAAACTACGACCGGCGCATTTAAAAGGAGCCGGGGTCAAAATGTCTCTGAGTCTGAGTCGTTTTCGGTGGTCGTGCCCTCACTGGAGGGGCCGGAGGGGTCCCTTGGACTGCGGGGGCCTTGGGGGCTCTTGGCCTGGCGGGGCAAAGATTTCAGCAGGGAGCCTGGCGAAGGAGCTCCAGAGCTGCAAGGGGAGCAGAAAGGCATCATGGTAGCCAGAATGAGAGCCAGGCAGTCAGCCACTTCCCTGCTGGGAGCGCAAGCCAGAGCAGGGGTGAGACCTGCGGGGAAAGACAGccaaagagcgagagagacaggAAAGGGGACAGGAAAGCAGAAAGAGGTAAAAGGAGGGATGGAGCAGCGGAACAAAGGGACAATGGTGGAGAGGCAGTGGACGAAAGCGGCATTCCATTAGTGCCCCACTAGATAGGCAGCCGGACACATGGTCAGGGCGCAAAAGGGGACACACGTGACATCGTAAAAGCTATGAAACACGGCCACAActttcagacagacagagagatgcaCATACACTGACAACGTGAAACCAAACAAGCTGAGATTTTAGTTTCAGGAAGACGCACCATTCTCATCTAGCACTTGAACACTGGCCCCACGAGAGAGCAGCTCTTGCACTGTCTGCTTCATCCCGCTGCGAGCAGCCAAATGAAGAGGTCTGAGGAAGTAAACGAGAAACATGTGAGCAAAAATTGCTTCTAAAATAATGCATAAGAGCAGGGCCCTAGCAAAGTCAAGGTCACTGGTTTGAATCCCAGGGAATGCATGAACAAATCAAGAGTGTTCCTCCTTAAATGCAAAGCAGTGCATGTTGTTTTGGATAAaggcatctgccaaatgcatgaatgtgaataaaatatgtactATACTGCATCTCACGTTTGCAGTGCAGTGTTTGTAGCGACGAGGGCAGAGTCTGGAAGTTTTCCAAGAATGAGCAATGCACATTCCTCCATTCCCTGGATAGAGAGCAAGAAGAAAGAACAGGAAAATCATCTTTAAGGAGACCTCAagttatacattttcaaaaatacggTTTGCTGTGTGAGATTTTATATCTGCCACAATTTGAAATATGCATGTCTGCACTTCTTAAAATGTGGAAATTGtaacactgtttttaaataaggccaattaa containing:
- the pikfyve gene encoding 1-phosphatidylinositol 3-phosphate 5-kinase isoform X3, producing MAAEDKASSSSSTMDWSSEPPLSPTSPSHLTHFKPLTPEQDEPPLRSAYSSFVSLFRFSKEKTGANIAPAKKLAKLEEGRPTSVTEKSQSASSSPQGPRRNWASPSHSIHGSEPHRKHSELLRRTSTASVDWEEGRRKSEAPLGSHDPRTAVQLRTALKRLKEIMEGKSQDSDLKQYWMPDSQCKECYDCNEKFTTFRRRHHCRLCGQIFCSRCCNQEIPGKFMGYTGDLRACTYCRKIALSYAHSADSNSIGEDLSALSDSPCSVCVLEPTEPRTPVGGRKASRNIFLEEDLAWQSHQESQNSGLSSRLTAVQEDMGKSPARKRSASVTNLSLDRSGSSMVPAYESSVSPQNSRALSKTDHSEEERKILLDSSQLKDLWKKICHNSTGMEFQDHRYWLRTYPNCIVGKELVNWLLRNGTISTRAQAIAIGQALVDGRWLDCVTHHDQIFRDEYALYRPLQSTEFSETPSPDSESVNSLEGHSEPSWFKDIKFDDSDTEQLADDNDYVTPNSASPSKRTSVSSFHSAVDSDSAASININVEQDNVNFHIKKQAKYPHVPPYPAEQKSMEPHDPFTPETDIHAPMEVLLSEDGGQHISISDAFIKESLFNRRVEEKAKEMLFTPLSWHHSSLDQLREENGEKKAMERLLSANHSHMMALLQQLLYSESLSLSWRDIIVPVVRQVVQTVRPDVRTCDDDMDIRQFVHIKKIPGGKKFDSAVVNGFVCTKNIAHKKMNPYIKNPKILLLKCSIEYLYREETKFTCIDPIVLQEREFLKNYVQRIADVRPNLVLVEKTVSRIAQDMLLEHGISLVINVKPQVLDRVSRMTQGDLVISMDQLLTKPRLGTCHKFYLHSFQLPNNEMKTLMFFDGCPPQLGCTIKLRGASEYELARVKEIIIFMVCVAYHSQLEISFLMDEFAMPPSLAESSSFPCLLESTTLEEEEDDGSTLGDDNLTLLPEGDFEPGLQEIIKAHSRQHSISESSYKDGESPRINKTGSAASFSGGEEEIIKTSTPHSSFTSSLPQPVSPPFLISDLKETSQEVIKASSEEEKNKELEETLVHRDSTSSETFLPPTRLFRDPLQDDTGLFVTEHVASSDDRLKSISALFKQELKDIILCISPFITFREPYLLTAAGLRCPSRDYFPEQVYLSPLLNKDSKELDGRRKRQLLKESGPSSGSLTNGTMSYQRTIQILPCHKLTGARIIELLGCSHELARMLADYRAQGGRIRQRDGMQFRETPPIKAPIKSDSEEDKGAGLNEMTWANKLDCLNPVNHQRLCVLFSSSSAQSNNAPNPCVSPWIVTMEFYGKNDLTLGVFLERYCFRPSYQCPSMYCETPMVHHIRRFVHGNGCVQIVLKELDSPVPGYQHTILNYSWCRICKQVTPVVPLSNDSWSMSFAKYLELRFYGHQYTRRANAEPCGHSIHKDYHQYFSYNQMVASFSYIPVRLLEICLPPPKILIRNQGPSKASLQQDLKDFSQKVAQVYLAIDDRLTSLKTDTFSKTREEKMEDMFAQKDMEESELRSWIEKLQARLQTSSMDSPQQLQSVLESVVVKKQGLCETLQSWNNKLQDLFQQEKGRKRLSVPPSPGRHRQTTSDESKTSALESSPRNPSPVVPNGEKEDRHLNTFPSSSGSSSLLQLPSPAEQASDIMTSGPSFPDQDSVSIPDDMFDGHLLGSNDSQVKEKSTMKTILANLLPGNSYNPIPFPFDPDKHYLMYEHERVPIAVCEREPSSIIAFALSCKEYKTALEELTKTTAKTGGDDISQTISLESRAKNSPAKPSDSSASQLSRSSIDADPLKDPESGDKQKKQTGNPHIELQFSDANAKFYCRIYYAEEFHKMREEIMESSEDDFVRSLSHCVNWQARGGKSGAVFYATEDDRFILKQMPRLEVQSFLDFAPHYFTYITGAVQQKRPTALAKILGVYRIGYKNSQNNTEKKLDLLVMENLFYGRKMAQVFDLKGSLRNRNVKTDQGKESCEVVLLDENLLKLVHDNPLYIRSHCKAILRAAILSDAHFLSSHLIIDYSLLVGRDDATDELVVGIIDYIRTFTWDKKLEMVVKSTGILGGQGKMPTVVSPELYRSRFCEAMDKYFLMVPDHWTGLGLNC